A stretch of DNA from Syntrophorhabdaceae bacterium:
CCCTAAACGATTTGAGTTTCTTAATTTCTTAAGATGTACACTATGCTTTCCCTTAAGCCTTTTGGGGTCGGAGCCCCAAGCAGTTGCCTTTGCCCACCTTCCCCCAACCTCCAATCCCTCTCTCGTGCGGGGTCTCAGGGCCGGGCAGCCGTTAGCGTAGGACCACGGGACCCGTTGTGGTTTCGGGGAGCGCGGACCGGGCACGGTAGTGGCCGGGACCGATGCGTCTGACTGCACTGTGTTGGCGATATGCTATGGAGTTATGTCTGCGGATGACTAGCTTGAAACCTGCGCCGACCTCTGTCCGCAATGAGCATCGAGCGAGTCGAAAGCACGTAACGGGTGTGATCCGGAGCGTGGCTGCCCGGCCCTGAGACCCCGCACGCACGCGCACCCACCAGTGAAGCACAGGCAGTGCCGTTTAAGCCTTTCTTCTTCTTCTTCTTCTTCTTCTTCTGTTTCTCTTCGCGGTCCTTGCGAAAGCGCCTGACCTTTGAGGGCTAGACGCCAGCCGGAAGTTTTGACGCCATCATTTGTTTTCGGTCAAGCTTGCGTCCATCTGCGATGAATGTGCCGTCACCGACGGCGTGGATGGTTCGTTTCTCTTTGCGGGAGCTGTCGAAGTATGCCGCGGCGGCTTCGAGGATGATGATGTTGTGTTTCTTGATGATGTCGATGACCTTGCACTCGATGTTAGCGAGGCATTCTTTTATCAATGGTGCTTTGACTATCTTGCCTTTTACGGGGGTGAGCCTGAATTTCGTAAATTTGTCCGTGTCGGCGCCGGAGCATGTTCCTATTCCGACTATCTTGTCAAGCATATCGACGGTGGGGATTGCAATGACACACTCCTTTGTTTTCCGAAGGGCCCTGAAGGAATAGTTCCATTCTCCCGTGGTTATGGCGAAGATCGGTGTGAAATCCACGACCATTGTCCATGAGATCGTCATGATGTTGTCCTTCTTTCCGTCATTCGTCGTAACAAGGACGACGGGCCCCGGTTCCAATAGGGTAAAGGCTCTGCTGATCTCCAATTGTTCCATGAGAGCACCTTCTGGAGCACCCGCTACAGGTCGCGATAAATATCCTTACGGTGTTTGACGCGCATGATGGTGACAGTATCCGCCCGATTGTCGATTTCGTAAAGGATACGATAGTCGCCAATCCTGAGTCTCCAGTCTCTGGCGGAACCGCTTATTTTTCTGCTGCCCTGTGGATGAGGGTTGATGGCCAGTTTTCTTATCTTTGTGATGATCTGGGAAAATAGTTGTGAGGATAATCTTTTCAGGTCTTTCTCGGCATGCCTCTCTATGAGAAGCTCATAGCGCATTTTCAGGTTCCGCCAGGAAGTCGCTGAGTTTTCTCACCTCAAGGCTGCCCTTGCGTATCTTCTCGAGATCCGCCAGGTCTTCCTTGTCTTCGAGCCTGTCCAGCAGTTCCTGATAGTCCTTAATGTCGATTATCACGGCGCTCGGCCGGCCGTTTTTCATGATCACCTGGGGTTTTGTCTTAAGAATTCCTTTTGCCATCTCTTTCCTCCCCCTTTACCGGAGCACCCATAATGGTCTCATTATACCTTCTTTCTCATGCACTGGCAACAATGGTAACCTCTATCCTTCTCTCGTGTGGGATCTCAGGGACGTCCGTCAAGAAGGGATACTTGAGAAGCAACCCCCTCTTGAAGGCAGTCCCGTTTGCGGTATTTTTTCTCTCTTTCTGTTAAAAGAAAGAACTTCTGTTTTTGGCTGTTCCGTTCAAGCGGTTCAAGCGGCTAAAGCGGTCTGTTAGGGCGGACACTTCGCGCAGATGGACCTGAATTGCATGGTGGAGAGGTACCTGTCCCCGCGGTCCGGGAGGAGGACTACAATGGTTCCGTGGTCGATCATCCTGGCGAGCCTCAGGGCGACTGCCGCCGCGGCTCCGCTCGATGTTCCGACGAATATGCCTTCTTTCTGGGCAAGGAGCCCCGTCATTTCGAAGGCTTCCCCGTCCTCGACCATTTCCTTGAGGTCGAGTTCTTTGGGGTGATAGATGGAAGGCACCATGGATTCCCGCATGTTCTTGAGGCCCTGGATGGTGTGGCCGACGACAGGTTCCACGCCGACTATCTTGACCCCGGGCTTGACGGATTTGAGATAGCCGCCGGTTCCCATGAGGGTGCCCGTCGTCCCCATGCCGGCGACGAAGTAATCCACCTCTCCGTCCGTCTGGCGGAATATCTCGGGGCCCGTCGTCTCATAATGGGCGAGGACGTTGTCGGGGTTTTCGTACTGGTTGGGCATGTAGTATTTTTTCGGCTCATCGTGAAGAAGCGTGAGGGCCTGCCTGATGGCGCCGTCTATGTTCTCTTTGGCGGGTGTGAGAAAGACCTGGGAGCCGAGGCCCTGGAGGATGAGCCGCCGTTCGTTGCTTACGCACGCGGGCATGCACAGTTCGACGTGGTAGCCCTTGGCCGCGCCGATCATGGCGATGGCGATGCCCGTGTTGCCGGAGGTGGGCTCGAGGATCGTCTTTTCCTTCGTAAGCTCTCCCCTCTCTTCGGCCTTGGTGATCATGTAAAGGGCGGGGCGGTCCTTGACGGAGCCGCCGGGGTTGCAGCCTTCGAGCTTACACAATATCTTGACATTGGGATTGGGGTTGATATTGCACAGTTCCACGAGTGGCGTGTTGCCGATAGCGGAAAGTATGTTCATGGATGTTGACCTCTCATAATGCTGATATCTGCGACAGATTCTAGCAGAACAAGACATCATAGACAAGATAAATCAGGGACTTGCACTGGCGTGAAGCGAGTGCAAGTCCCTGGTGGGACCGTCATTTTGCCGTGGGACTGCACACCGGGTTGGGGAAGCAGTGGAGCTGGCATGCTCCCACCTTGATTTTGAATTCATTGAGAAGGTCGCCCATATCCCCGTAGGGGACGCCTTCGGCATCGGCAAGCTTCATGGCCTGTTCGCAGGAGATCTTTCCATCCGCGCCCAGAAGGGCCTTCACCTTTTGTATCATCGCCTGTTTGTCCATTGTGTCCTCCTTAATGTTGTGTGTTGTGTTGATGTCGGGACATCCTCATTTCCCCGCCAGTTCTCTTCCGAACTGCACTGCCTGTGCCAGTTCATCGTCGCCCGGCTGCCACATCGCCCTGAAGCCCTCGTGGACAATCTCGAACCCGGCTTTTGCCAGCCCTTCATTGAGGATCTTCACCGATTCGCCGCTCCAGCCGTAACAGCCGAAGGCGGCGGCCTTCTTGTTTTTGAACTTGAGCCCGGCGACCATTTCTATCAACGACGCCACTGCATTGAGGACGCCCCTGTTGATCGTCGGGGAACCCAGCAGGATGGCCTTCGACCTGAAAACCTCCGTTACCACGTCGTTGATATCGCTTCGGGCTACATTGCAGAGCTTCACCGTCACCTTGCCGTCCATTTCCTTGATGCCCTTTGCTATGGCTTCGGCAAGCCTGCGTGTGCCGTTCCACATGGTGTCGTAGATGAGGGTGATCTGGTCCTCCTGGTAGTCTGCCGCCCATTCAAGATATTTATGAACGATCTGGAGAGGGTTGTCGCGCCAGATGACGCCATGACTGGGGCAGATGGCATTGACGGGCAGGTTCAGGGCGACCACCTCGTTTATCTTCCTCGTTACGAGGGGCGAAAAAGGCGTAAGGATGTTGGCATAGTACTTAGTCGCCTCTTCAAAAAGCTCCGATTGCACCACGAGGTCATTGAACATATGTTCACTGGCGATATGCTGGCCGAAGGCATCGTTGGAGAAGAGGATGGCGTCGGCCGTGAGGTATTCCATCATGGTATCGGGCCAGTGGAGCATGGGTGCCTCGATGAAGACGAGTTCCTTGCTTCCGAGACCCAGCCTGTCGCCGGTCTTTACCACCTGGAAGTTCCAATCCTGATGATAGTGGCCCTTGAGGGACTTTACGCCGTTGGCCGTGCAATAGACCGGCTTGTCGGGTATGCGGCGCATCAGTTCCGGCAAAGCGCCCGAATGGTCCATCTCCGCGTGGTTGGCAATAACATAATCAATGGTGTTGAGG
This window harbors:
- a CDS encoding cysteine synthase family protein, with protein sequence MNILSAIGNTPLVELCNINPNPNVKILCKLEGCNPGGSVKDRPALYMITKAEERGELTKEKTILEPTSGNTGIAIAMIGAAKGYHVELCMPACVSNERRLILQGLGSQVFLTPAKENIDGAIRQALTLLHDEPKKYYMPNQYENPDNVLAHYETTGPEIFRQTDGEVDYFVAGMGTTGTLMGTGGYLKSVKPGVKIVGVEPVVGHTIQGLKNMRESMVPSIYHPKELDLKEMVEDGEAFEMTGLLAQKEGIFVGTSSGAAAAVALRLARMIDHGTIVVLLPDRGDRYLSTMQFRSICAKCPP
- a CDS encoding anaerobic nitric oxide reductase flavorubredoxin, encoding MKFEITSNVHWVGKIDWELRKFHGEEYSTHRGSSYNSYLVRDEKTVLIDTVWLPFARDFVENLANEIDLNTIDYVIANHAEMDHSGALPELMRRIPDKPVYCTANGVKSLKGHYHQDWNFQVVKTGDRLGLGSKELVFIEAPMLHWPDTMMEYLTADAILFSNDAFGQHIASEHMFNDLVVQSELFEEATKYYANILTPFSPLVTRKINEVVALNLPVNAICPSHGVIWRDNPLQIVHKYLEWAADYQEDQITLIYDTMWNGTRRLAEAIAKGIKEMDGKVTVKLCNVARSDINDVVTEVFRSKAILLGSPTINRGVLNAVASLIEMVAGLKFKNKKAAAFGCYGWSGESVKILNEGLAKAGFEIVHEGFRAMWQPGDDELAQAVQFGRELAGK
- a CDS encoding flavin reductase family protein — translated: MEQLEISRAFTLLEPGPVVLVTTNDGKKDNIMTISWTMVVDFTPIFAITTGEWNYSFRALRKTKECVIAIPTVDMLDKIVGIGTCSGADTDKFTKFRLTPVKGKIVKAPLIKECLANIECKVIDIIKKHNIIILEAAAAYFDSSRKEKRTIHAVGDGTFIADGRKLDRKQMMASKLPAGV
- a CDS encoding type II toxin-antitoxin system prevent-host-death family antitoxin, which gives rise to MAKGILKTKPQVIMKNGRPSAVIIDIKDYQELLDRLEDKEDLADLEKIRKGSLEVRKLSDFLAEPENAL
- a CDS encoding type II toxin-antitoxin system RelE/ParE family toxin is translated as MRYELLIERHAEKDLKRLSSQLFSQIITKIRKLAINPHPQGSRKISGSARDWRLRIGDYRILYEIDNRADTVTIMRVKHRKDIYRDL